Proteins from a single region of Pseudomonas sp. BSw22131:
- a CDS encoding TIGR02285 family protein: MVIGYWRPARPGLLALSILMALLAALPGQSQAKETLIWLVRDFPPLNIFYGPLRGQGAIDRLIPELIAQMPEYNHQIMHVNRARGTQMLQDPEVFACDPTLLWTEERAKHILFSIPTYATPSNGVTINQKDHALFAPFVSEDGRLDLAQVLNSRKIKIGIVAERSYGPVIDNVLHQYPQDNLVLHYGNAAVGSMLQMERAGRFEAFISYWPEARFHAQQQSVPLNELEFYPVKDVPKYQFAHIGCSNSEQGQRAMDMINREMRVLRSTRLIGFYAQWMAKREEYLQDAKTFFADQ, encoded by the coding sequence ATGGTCATTGGATACTGGCGGCCTGCCCGACCCGGCCTACTCGCTCTGTCGATCCTGATGGCGCTGCTCGCGGCGCTGCCGGGGCAAAGTCAGGCGAAAGAGACATTGATCTGGCTGGTGCGTGACTTTCCACCGCTGAACATTTTTTACGGGCCACTCCGGGGCCAGGGTGCGATCGACAGGCTGATACCGGAACTGATCGCGCAGATGCCCGAATACAACCACCAGATCATGCATGTCAACCGGGCTCGTGGCACGCAGATGCTTCAGGACCCCGAGGTATTCGCTTGCGACCCGACACTGCTTTGGACAGAGGAGCGGGCAAAACACATTCTGTTTTCGATCCCTACGTACGCAACCCCCTCCAATGGCGTGACCATCAATCAAAAAGACCACGCGCTGTTCGCGCCTTTCGTCTCCGAAGACGGGCGCCTTGATCTGGCGCAGGTGTTGAACAGCAGGAAGATTAAGATCGGGATCGTTGCCGAACGCAGCTACGGGCCAGTGATCGACAACGTGCTGCATCAGTACCCGCAAGACAATCTGGTGCTGCATTACGGCAATGCTGCGGTGGGCAGCATGCTGCAGATGGAACGTGCCGGGCGGTTTGAGGCGTTCATCAGCTACTGGCCGGAAGCTCGATTCCACGCCCAGCAACAAAGCGTGCCGCTGAACGAGCTGGAGTTTTACCCGGTCAAGGACGTGCCCAAATATCAGTTCGCGCATATCGGTTGCTCGAACTCTGAGCAAGGACAGCGAGCCATGGACATGATCAACCGAGAAATGCGCGTGCTGCGCAGCACCCGGTTGATCGGCTTCTATGCGCAATGGATGGCCAAACGAGAAGAATACCTACAGGACGCAAAGACGTTCTTTGCTGATCAGTAA
- a CDS encoding EAL domain-containing response regulator, with amino-acid sequence MRSLKVLILEDNPFQLMALHQMLNANQVFDVLTAGSVEAAQRSLSNRGGVDIAICDLQMDGPDGLTLIRHLAETGQASAVIILSSAEQSVLDAVAQLARQQGIDVLGCLQKPASVATLGDLLSLWQRPSEEAVAAGPSADSQPFTAHELHQWQMGQPEDDQPRYPQWIAHYQPKVSLDGQLTGVELLARWQHPTRGLLAPGQFLPALEQAGLCGALTWRMLELGLTLSTERLHSTGRALPVAVNVPPAMLDQPDFVPKLQAMLERFPVRAQMLTLEIVEQSARQMAVVQFENLLRLRMAGCRLSIDDFGTGASNIQRLLEMPFNELKIPAEFVRGMADDRRKSAVVAGAMYMAQKMALDVVVEGVETVDDFDALLGLGRPTIQGYFIARPMSEAQLLLWIEQCREQAPWLETLPLVT; translated from the coding sequence GTGCGCTCGCTCAAAGTTCTGATTCTGGAAGACAACCCTTTTCAATTGATGGCCCTGCATCAGATGCTCAATGCCAATCAGGTGTTCGACGTACTGACGGCGGGCAGCGTGGAAGCCGCGCAGCGTTCATTAAGCAATCGCGGCGGCGTGGACATCGCGATATGCGACCTGCAAATGGACGGGCCGGACGGTTTGACGCTGATTCGGCACTTGGCTGAAACGGGACAGGCCAGCGCGGTGATCATTCTCAGCAGCGCCGAGCAATCGGTGCTGGATGCCGTGGCGCAGCTGGCGCGTCAGCAGGGCATAGATGTGTTGGGCTGCCTGCAAAAACCAGCATCGGTTGCGACTCTTGGGGATTTGCTAAGCCTCTGGCAGCGTCCTTCAGAGGAGGCCGTTGCGGCCGGCCCCTCAGCGGATTCACAACCCTTTACCGCGCACGAATTGCATCAGTGGCAAATGGGTCAGCCTGAGGACGATCAACCTCGTTACCCGCAATGGATTGCCCACTATCAACCCAAAGTCTCGCTGGATGGACAATTGACCGGCGTTGAACTATTGGCCCGCTGGCAGCATCCGACGCGAGGGCTACTGGCGCCGGGCCAATTCCTTCCGGCGCTTGAACAGGCAGGCCTTTGCGGTGCACTGACATGGAGAATGCTGGAGCTAGGGCTGACCCTTTCAACCGAGCGGCTTCACAGTACCGGCCGGGCATTGCCGGTTGCGGTGAACGTGCCGCCTGCCATGCTCGATCAGCCCGATTTCGTCCCGAAGCTGCAGGCAATGCTGGAGCGTTTCCCCGTTCGTGCGCAAATGCTCACCCTTGAAATCGTCGAACAGTCGGCGCGGCAAATGGCTGTCGTGCAATTCGAAAATCTCCTGCGGCTGCGCATGGCCGGGTGTCGTTTGTCCATTGATGACTTCGGCACCGGCGCTTCCAACATCCAGCGTCTGCTGGAAATGCCGTTCAATGAGTTGAAGATTCCTGCCGAGTTCGTGCGCGGAATGGCCGACGACCGGCGCAAGTCGGCAGTGGTCGCCGGGGCCATGTATATGGCGCAAAAAATGGCGCTGGATGTGGTGGTCGAAGGCGTGGAAACGGTGGATGACTTTGATGCGCTGCTCGGATTGGGCCGGCCCACGATCCAGGGCTATTTCATTGCAAGACCCATGAGTGAAGCGCAGTTGTTGCTGTGGATCGAGCAATGCAGGGAGCAGGCACCCTGGCTTGAGACCTTGCCGTTAGTCACGTGA
- a CDS encoding DUF3509 domain-containing protein has translation MENISLLLSEALAPYQASLGPVGTHGERLVTVRNTAGATVIEHVFFAAQLCDRRQLTDVVDGLHRDLMVAEGRIEPCVIAAMRNATQVAAFATTRAFV, from the coding sequence ATGGAAAATATCAGCTTGTTACTTAGTGAAGCACTGGCACCTTATCAAGCAAGTCTCGGACCTGTCGGCACGCACGGCGAGCGTCTGGTGACTGTGCGCAACACCGCCGGTGCAACTGTGATTGAACATGTCTTTTTTGCCGCTCAGTTGTGCGACCGTCGCCAACTGACCGATGTTGTCGACGGTCTGCACCGCGACTTGATGGTAGCCGAAGGACGTATCGAACCGTGCGTCATCGCGGCCATGCGAAATGCGACACAAGTCGCAGCTTTCGCCACCACTCGGGCATTTGTTTAA
- a CDS encoding transporter substrate-binding domain-containing protein, which produces MSCSISQTITAAQSLPFKLVAPFLTLQPLMLDGTDRRWLAERGTLRVGIAIADYEPVDITSDRNRYQGVSADYLSLVSAKLSTPVQVVGFAKREQAVAALLEGSIDILTSANGFEKGIKKLAFTREYMPDRAVVVGRGDDASLLPSLKGKRIVVLDGYADAGVLKAAYPQSEVILAPNLYSALEALGQGDVDAFIGNEVIVRSYNALRPYLGLQIKFESSLPAVGFSFATRESDQRLLSLTDRALASLDESVGREVLSRWTVGLGADVVRHSIPFNKAEQRWVRRHSRVIVASGEFPPYIYKDTNGQWVGLNVDILNRITRMTGLQFVHKAMGSTQETLDILRKGEADMNTSLAENAERKLLLDFTYSYGGNSWVFVVREDHSRKISLSSLAGKVLALPARHALEDTIRNEYPDIRLSSVATYDEARALVETGQADATIQSEASAWLYPPGKLRVARSVEGRWSPDRFSVVKTQPELASILNKALEEFPVAEMRALRMKWLGATIAQPTLWQRIPPWFYWAAAVALLLIVVSLGWSSRLKAQIRQRVRAEVKLNDQLAFKRALLDGIPNPIYVRDLQGRLISCNRSYEESFGVSFEQMNGRRLIDVDLIPKSSAEQLHGDYLKLLQTQRPVFADRSMELFGKPIEAYQWTVPFYRADGQLQGLLGGWIDITERKRLEAEIKEAHQHAESANQAKTTFLSTMSHDIRTPMSAIIGLLELEREHAIRRGQAPSDGLGTALRAANELVTLIGESLDLAKIESGSLQLAPVPTPLRTFFQHTCELFEAQAVVAGSRLILDLEEQVQGHYHFDPQRLRQVLQNLIGNALKFTADGAVTVHVRLSAIETNQVRLKFCVEDTGIGMTQEQQRGLFQPFAQAHVHSAAAHSGSGLGLSICRELVTLMGGQISLDSEAGQGTKVSVEMTLVCATPPLAAEPEHSPIGMAALPLRVLVVDDVAANRLVLTQQLEFLGHEVVATHAGDLALALWREGLFDAVFTDCNMPDVTGYELARAVRDTEHQEQREPILIIGCTANAMLEEGARCERAGMDGLLVKPVSIAQLAQTLESLVAGPRNEADFDIRTLHRMTQADEVQLQRMLAALNDNLLTEQKAVSAAIVAPDWKALGASVHRLKGVACLIDAVPLAKACSQLDNSVRQQSNESLMQACSQLDDSIQSLRSSIAPHLKHPTL; this is translated from the coding sequence ATGTCGTGTTCTATAAGTCAGACCATTACGGCGGCGCAAAGCCTGCCGTTCAAGCTCGTGGCACCGTTTCTCACGTTGCAGCCGTTGATGCTCGACGGAACCGATCGCCGCTGGCTTGCCGAGCGCGGGACGTTGCGGGTGGGAATTGCGATTGCCGACTACGAACCTGTCGACATCACCAGTGACCGCAACCGTTACCAGGGTGTCAGCGCTGACTACCTGAGTCTGGTCAGCGCCAAGCTTTCAACACCGGTTCAGGTGGTTGGGTTTGCCAAACGTGAGCAGGCAGTGGCGGCGTTACTCGAAGGCTCAATCGATATTCTCACCAGCGCCAACGGGTTTGAGAAAGGCATCAAAAAGCTCGCATTCACCCGCGAATACATGCCCGACAGGGCGGTGGTGGTCGGGCGTGGCGATGACGCAAGCCTGCTGCCATCGCTCAAGGGCAAACGCATCGTGGTGCTGGACGGTTACGCCGATGCAGGCGTCTTGAAAGCGGCTTACCCGCAAAGCGAAGTCATTCTGGCGCCCAACCTCTACAGCGCGCTTGAAGCCCTGGGCCAGGGCGATGTCGATGCATTCATTGGCAACGAGGTCATCGTCCGCTCTTATAACGCTTTGCGTCCTTACCTGGGGCTACAGATCAAGTTCGAAAGCTCGCTGCCTGCGGTGGGTTTTTCATTCGCTACCCGTGAAAGCGATCAGCGCCTGCTTAGCCTGACAGACCGAGCGCTGGCAAGTCTCGACGAGTCTGTCGGGCGTGAAGTTCTGAGCCGCTGGACAGTGGGCCTTGGCGCCGACGTAGTGCGTCACAGCATTCCGTTCAACAAAGCCGAACAGCGCTGGGTACGCCGACATTCACGGGTCATCGTCGCGTCGGGCGAGTTTCCGCCCTACATCTACAAAGACACCAATGGCCAGTGGGTTGGGCTGAACGTCGACATTCTCAACCGAATCACCCGCATGACCGGTCTGCAATTCGTTCACAAGGCAATGGGGTCCACCCAGGAAACCCTCGACATCTTGCGCAAGGGCGAGGCGGACATGAACACCAGCCTCGCTGAGAATGCCGAACGCAAGTTGCTGCTTGATTTTACCTACTCGTATGGCGGCAATAGCTGGGTGTTCGTGGTGCGCGAAGACCACTCCCGCAAGATCTCGCTGTCTTCGCTTGCCGGCAAAGTCCTGGCCCTGCCCGCCAGGCATGCCCTCGAAGACACCATCCGCAACGAATATCCCGATATCAGGCTGAGTTCGGTCGCCACATACGACGAGGCCAGAGCGCTGGTCGAGACCGGTCAGGCGGACGCGACCATTCAGAGTGAGGCCTCCGCGTGGCTGTATCCGCCCGGCAAGTTGCGGGTTGCGCGCAGTGTCGAGGGGCGGTGGTCCCCGGACCGTTTCTCGGTGGTCAAAACCCAGCCTGAGCTGGCTAGCATTCTGAACAAGGCGCTTGAGGAGTTTCCGGTGGCGGAAATGCGTGCTCTGCGAATGAAATGGCTGGGCGCGACCATCGCGCAGCCGACACTCTGGCAGCGGATTCCTCCTTGGTTTTATTGGGCTGCCGCCGTGGCGCTGCTGTTGATCGTTGTATCGCTGGGCTGGAGCAGTCGCTTGAAGGCGCAGATCCGGCAGCGCGTCAGGGCCGAGGTAAAACTCAACGATCAACTGGCGTTCAAGCGCGCGTTGCTGGACGGTATTCCTAACCCGATTTACGTTCGCGATCTTCAGGGCCGCCTGATCTCCTGCAACCGCAGTTACGAAGAAAGCTTTGGCGTCAGCTTCGAGCAGATGAACGGCCGGCGGCTGATCGATGTGGACCTGATCCCCAAATCAAGCGCCGAGCAACTGCACGGTGATTACCTGAAGCTGCTGCAAACCCAACGTCCGGTGTTCGCTGATCGAAGCATGGAGTTGTTTGGCAAGCCTATTGAAGCCTATCAATGGACGGTCCCGTTTTACCGGGCTGACGGCCAGTTGCAAGGGTTGCTCGGGGGATGGATTGATATCACCGAACGCAAACGGCTTGAGGCCGAAATCAAGGAGGCTCACCAGCACGCTGAAAGCGCCAATCAGGCGAAGACCACCTTTCTGTCCACCATGAGCCACGACATCCGCACGCCCATGAGCGCGATCATCGGCCTGCTTGAGCTAGAGCGTGAGCACGCCATACGTCGGGGTCAGGCCCCGTCGGACGGTTTGGGCACGGCATTGCGCGCGGCCAATGAACTGGTGACGCTGATCGGCGAGAGCCTGGACCTTGCGAAAATCGAGTCCGGCAGTCTGCAATTAGCCCCCGTACCAACGCCACTTCGCACTTTTTTCCAGCACACGTGTGAGCTGTTCGAGGCGCAGGCGGTTGTGGCAGGGTCCCGCCTGATCCTTGATCTCGAAGAGCAGGTTCAGGGCCACTACCATTTCGATCCTCAGCGGCTGCGCCAGGTGCTGCAAAACCTGATTGGCAATGCGCTGAAATTCACAGCGGATGGAGCAGTGACTGTCCACGTGAGATTGAGCGCAATCGAAACGAACCAGGTGCGGTTGAAATTCTGCGTAGAAGACACCGGAATCGGCATGACGCAAGAGCAGCAACGCGGACTGTTTCAACCGTTCGCTCAGGCGCACGTGCACTCGGCCGCTGCTCACAGCGGAAGCGGCCTGGGGTTGAGTATCTGTCGCGAACTGGTGACGTTGATGGGAGGGCAGATCAGCCTGGACAGCGAGGCAGGGCAGGGGACTAAGGTCTCGGTCGAAATGACGCTGGTCTGCGCCACGCCACCCCTCGCCGCCGAGCCAGAGCATTCGCCGATAGGCATGGCGGCGCTGCCCTTGCGGGTGCTGGTGGTTGACGATGTCGCCGCTAACCGTCTGGTGTTGACTCAGCAATTGGAGTTTCTCGGGCATGAGGTCGTTGCAACCCACGCCGGGGACCTGGCACTGGCTTTGTGGAGAGAAGGGCTTTTCGATGCAGTGTTCACGGACTGCAACATGCCTGACGTGACCGGCTATGAGCTGGCCAGGGCTGTCCGCGACACTGAACATCAAGAGCAACGTGAGCCCATTCTGATCATCGGCTGCACCGCTAACGCCATGCTGGAGGAGGGCGCTCGATGCGAGCGCGCGGGTATGGACGGTCTATTGGTCAAGCCGGTATCGATTGCGCAATTGGCGCAGACCCTTGAGAGCCTTGTCGCCGGTCCACGCAACGAGGCGGATTTCGACATCCGCACATTGCACCGCATGACCCAGGCCGACGAAGTGCAACTTCAGCGAATGCTCGCCGCCCTCAACGACAACCTTCTGACCGAGCAGAAGGCCGTCAGCGCGGCAATCGTCGCGCCGGACTGGAAGGCCCTCGGCGCCAGCGTGCATCGGCTCAAAGGCGTCGCTTGCCTTATCGATGCCGTACCACTGGCAAAGGCCTGCAGTCAGCTCGATAACAGCGTGCGTCAACAGTCGAACGAGTCCCTGATGCAGGCCTGTTCGCAACTCGATGACAGCATTCAATCGTTGCGCAGCAGCATCGCGCCGCACCTCAAGCACCCCACACTTTAG
- the recJ gene encoding single-stranded-DNA-specific exonuclease RecJ, giving the protein MRIEPRLLPDTLPFLGDLPPLLTRLYAARGVLSQDELDKGLARLIPYQQLKGIDAAVDLLVTALQQRQRILIVGDFDADGATASTVGVLGLRLLGAAHVDYLVPNRFEFGYGLTPEIVKVALERTPDLLMTVDNGISSVEGVAAAKAAGLQVLVTDHHLPGHELPAADAIVNPNQPGCTFPSKSLAGVGVIFYVLMALRARLRDTGWFEANGRAQPNLGELLDLVALGSVADVVPLDANNRILVHQGLMRIRAGRARPGLRAILEVAKREPSRITSTDLGFILGPRLNAAGRLDDMSLGIECLLCEDEIQAREMAVKLDELNQDRKSIEQGMQREALAQLKDLPLESMPFGLCLYEAEWHQGVIGILASRMKERYHRPVIAFASAGEGVLKGSARSVPGFHIRDALDAVAARHPQLISKFGGHAMAAGLSLPAEHFPAFAEAFDAEVRRQLNEEDLTGRLLSDGTLAVEEFHLELARALRNAGPWGQHFPEPLFHGVFQLVEQRIVGERHLKMVLKTECGSVKLDGIAFSVDRDVWPNPTIRWVELAYKLDLNEFRGNETVQLMVAHLSPR; this is encoded by the coding sequence ATGCGCATCGAACCTCGTCTGTTGCCTGACACCCTGCCGTTTCTCGGCGACTTGCCACCCTTGCTGACCCGCCTGTATGCGGCGCGCGGCGTGCTCTCTCAAGACGAACTGGACAAGGGCCTGGCAAGGCTGATTCCGTATCAGCAGCTCAAGGGAATCGACGCGGCCGTGGATTTGCTGGTGACCGCGCTGCAGCAGCGCCAGCGCATTCTTATCGTCGGCGACTTCGATGCCGATGGCGCCACCGCAAGCACCGTGGGTGTGCTCGGATTACGTTTGCTCGGCGCAGCCCACGTGGATTATCTGGTGCCCAATCGCTTTGAGTTCGGCTACGGCCTGACGCCGGAGATCGTCAAGGTGGCGCTTGAGCGTACGCCGGACCTGCTGATGACCGTGGACAACGGCATCTCCAGTGTCGAAGGCGTGGCGGCGGCCAAAGCGGCGGGTTTGCAGGTACTGGTCACCGATCACCATTTGCCCGGTCACGAACTGCCGGCGGCCGATGCCATCGTCAACCCTAACCAGCCCGGCTGCACGTTTCCGAGTAAGTCGCTGGCAGGTGTGGGCGTGATTTTCTACGTGCTGATGGCGCTGCGAGCGCGGCTGCGGGACACAGGCTGGTTTGAGGCCAATGGCCGCGCCCAACCCAATCTGGGTGAGCTTCTGGATCTGGTCGCGCTGGGCAGTGTTGCCGACGTGGTGCCGCTGGACGCCAACAACCGGATTCTGGTGCACCAGGGCCTGATGCGTATTCGGGCCGGGCGAGCGCGTCCGGGGCTGCGGGCGATTCTCGAAGTCGCCAAGCGTGAGCCGTCGCGCATCACGTCGACCGATCTGGGATTCATTCTGGGGCCACGCTTGAATGCCGCCGGGCGTCTGGACGACATGAGCCTGGGCATCGAATGCCTGCTGTGCGAAGACGAGATCCAGGCGCGCGAGATGGCGGTCAAACTGGACGAGCTGAACCAGGACCGCAAATCCATCGAGCAGGGTATGCAGCGCGAGGCGTTGGCGCAGCTCAAGGATCTGCCGCTTGAATCCATGCCGTTTGGTTTGTGCCTGTACGAAGCCGAATGGCATCAAGGCGTGATAGGCATCCTCGCGTCCCGTATGAAAGAGCGCTATCACCGCCCGGTCATCGCCTTTGCCAGCGCTGGGGAAGGCGTACTCAAAGGGTCGGCGCGTTCGGTGCCGGGCTTTCATATTCGCGATGCGCTGGACGCAGTGGCGGCCAGGCATCCTCAGCTGATCAGCAAGTTTGGCGGCCATGCGATGGCGGCGGGGCTGTCGCTGCCGGCGGAGCATTTCCCGGCGTTTGCCGAAGCGTTCGATGCCGAAGTCCGGCGTCAACTCAACGAAGAAGACCTGACCGGGCGACTGTTGTCAGACGGCACCCTGGCGGTCGAAGAGTTTCACCTTGAACTGGCGCGGGCTTTGCGCAATGCAGGGCCTTGGGGTCAGCATTTTCCGGAGCCTCTGTTTCACGGGGTGTTCCAGCTGGTGGAGCAGCGCATCGTTGGCGAGCGGCACTTGAAGATGGTGCTCAAGACCGAATGTGGCAGCGTCAAGCTCGACGGCATTGCATTCAGTGTTGACCGCGACGTGTGGCCCAACCCCACCATTCGCTGGGTCGAGCTGGCGTACAAGCTGGACCTGAACGAATTCAGGGGCAATGAAACGGTTCAGCTGATGGTCGCTCACCTTTCGCCACGCTGA
- a CDS encoding response regulator transcription factor encodes MAAEPQALRVILADDHPIFLIGLKVVIEQDNRAQVVAQASSPHELLKGLKTNPCDLLVTDFMMPVEDQNDGLRLLERIRREHPSLPVIVVTMLNNAGLFNAMLALGVHGLLSKGSVAGELPTAIDRVRAGGAFVADSVKRILLEAGDYGSYMLVAPEQLSPRELEVIRLLAAGHSVGAIALQLSRSKQTVSAQKVNAMRKLGLANDAALFIYLQEHGLT; translated from the coding sequence ATGGCGGCTGAACCTCAAGCTTTGCGGGTCATACTTGCGGATGACCATCCGATCTTTCTCATCGGTCTCAAGGTCGTGATCGAGCAGGACAACCGTGCGCAAGTGGTCGCTCAGGCGAGCTCGCCACACGAGTTGCTGAAAGGCCTGAAGACTAACCCCTGTGATCTGCTGGTGACCGATTTCATGATGCCGGTCGAGGACCAGAACGACGGCCTGCGCTTGCTTGAACGCATTCGCCGCGAGCATCCGTCCTTACCCGTCATTGTAGTGACCATGCTCAACAACGCCGGGCTTTTCAACGCCATGCTCGCCCTCGGCGTCCACGGTTTACTGAGCAAGGGCAGCGTCGCTGGCGAGCTGCCAACAGCCATCGACCGCGTCCGTGCCGGCGGTGCATTCGTTGCGGACTCGGTAAAGCGCATTTTGCTGGAAGCTGGGGACTACGGTTCGTACATGCTCGTCGCGCCAGAGCAGCTATCGCCCAGGGAACTGGAAGTCATTCGCCTGCTCGCGGCGGGACACTCAGTGGGCGCCATCGCTTTGCAGCTCAGCCGCAGTAAACAGACCGTCAGTGCGCAGAAGGTCAACGCCATGCGCAAACTCGGCCTGGCCAATGATGCGGCGCTGTTCATTTATCTTCAGGAACATGGGCTCACGTGA
- a CDS encoding YaeQ family protein: protein MAQPSTTYKFELNLTDLDRSVYESVKQTIARHPSETEERMTVRLLAYAFWYNEQLSFGRGLSDVDEPALWEKSLDDRVLHWIEVGQPDADRLTWCSRRTERTSLLAYGSLRVWEGKVIPAIKNLKNVNIAAVPQEVLETLAKDMPRVIKWDVMISEGTIFVTDDRGQHEVQLQWLAGERG, encoded by the coding sequence ATGGCCCAGCCGTCCACGACTTACAAGTTCGAACTCAATCTCACCGACCTTGATCGCTCGGTTTACGAGAGCGTCAAGCAAACCATCGCGCGCCACCCTTCGGAAACCGAAGAGCGCATGACCGTGCGCCTTCTGGCCTACGCCTTCTGGTACAACGAGCAACTGTCATTCGGGCGTGGTCTGTCAGATGTAGACGAACCAGCCCTGTGGGAAAAAAGCCTGGATGATCGGGTGCTGCACTGGATCGAAGTCGGTCAGCCCGATGCTGACCGCCTCACGTGGTGTTCGCGTCGTACCGAACGCACCAGCCTGCTCGCGTACGGCAGCCTTCGGGTGTGGGAAGGCAAAGTCATCCCTGCGATCAAAAACCTGAAAAACGTCAATATCGCTGCCGTTCCGCAAGAGGTGCTGGAGACCTTGGCCAAGGACATGCCGCGGGTGATCAAGTGGGATGTGATGATCAGCGAAGGCACGATTTTCGTAACCGATGATCGCGGTCAGCACGAAGTTCAGCTGCAGTGGCTGGCAGGCGAGCGAGGCTGA
- a CDS encoding NADH:flavin oxidoreductase/NADH oxidase: MSLLLEPYTLRQLTLLNRIAVSPMCQYSCVDGLANDWHLVHLGSRAVGGAGLIFTEATAVTKDGRITPEDLGLWNDEQIEPLQRITRFIAAQGAVAGIQLAHAGRKGSTWRPWVSEQGTIPTEQGGWQPWGASDIAFDSHHKAPTPLDEAQIKEVIDAFVASAKRALTAGFKVVELHAAHGYLLHQFLSPLSNQRSDQYGGSFENRIRLTLEVTEAVRAVWPEDLPVFVRVSATDWVEGGWTVDETVELSRRLKALGVDLIDVSSGGSAAKAEIPVGPGYQTRFAERVKQEAGIATGTVGMITEPAQAEHILRTGQADMVLLARELLRDPYWPLHADEQFGAKKAVWPAQYQRATHRDQPIHESDLRD; this comes from the coding sequence ATGAGCCTGCTGCTTGAACCCTACACCCTTCGTCAACTGACGCTGCTGAACCGCATCGCGGTGTCTCCCATGTGCCAATACAGCTGCGTTGATGGCCTGGCCAATGACTGGCATCTGGTCCACCTCGGCAGCCGCGCAGTGGGTGGCGCGGGTCTGATTTTCACGGAGGCCACTGCGGTCACTAAGGACGGACGCATCACCCCCGAAGACCTCGGCCTCTGGAACGATGAGCAGATCGAACCGTTGCAACGCATCACGCGTTTCATTGCGGCCCAAGGTGCCGTCGCGGGCATCCAGCTGGCGCACGCCGGACGCAAGGGCAGCACTTGGCGGCCATGGGTGAGCGAGCAGGGCACGATCCCGACCGAGCAGGGCGGCTGGCAGCCGTGGGGTGCATCGGACATCGCGTTCGATTCCCATCACAAAGCGCCGACGCCGCTGGATGAGGCTCAGATCAAAGAAGTGATCGACGCCTTTGTCGCCTCTGCCAAACGTGCGCTGACTGCCGGTTTCAAAGTGGTTGAATTACATGCGGCGCATGGCTACCTGCTGCACCAGTTTCTCTCCCCGCTGAGCAATCAGCGCAGCGATCAATACGGTGGTTCGTTCGAAAACCGTATCCGCCTGACGCTGGAAGTTACTGAGGCGGTGCGTGCTGTATGGCCGGAAGATCTGCCTGTGTTCGTGCGGGTTTCCGCGACCGATTGGGTAGAGGGGGGCTGGACTGTCGACGAGACCGTTGAGCTCTCACGGCGCTTGAAAGCCTTGGGCGTGGACTTGATCGATGTGTCATCGGGTGGCTCGGCCGCCAAGGCAGAGATTCCGGTGGGGCCGGGTTACCAGACCCGATTCGCCGAACGCGTGAAACAGGAAGCAGGCATCGCGACGGGCACGGTGGGCATGATCACCGAGCCTGCCCAGGCCGAACACATCCTGCGCACCGGTCAGGCGGATATGGTCCTGTTGGCGCGTGAGCTGCTGCGCGATCCGTACTGGCCGCTGCACGCTGACGAGCAGTTTGGCGCAAAGAAAGCAGTCTGGCCCGCACAGTACCAGCGCGCGACTCACCGTGATCAGCCGATCCACGAGTCCGACCTGCGCGACTGA